The following DNA comes from Fusarium verticillioides 7600 chromosome 9, whole genome shotgun sequence.
CTCTGTTTCCAGGGCCAACTGTTTTGCGCAGCTCTTCACAAGCATTGTACATGCCGCTGAAGATGCGGGAGCGTTCCTGCTCAGTTGCTAGATGCTGCTGTCGACGGAAGAGTTGCCAAGCGCGGTGGATGGTCCAGTGGCGGAGGTATCGAAGACGGGCCATTCGTAGAGGAGGGGGAGCGGGAGAGAACATGTTTTGGCGCAGCGTGCGGATGCGGTAGAAGTTTTCGGATTTAGGAGCTGCGTGCTTTCGGCGGGGAGGGACCTTGCCGGCATTGGGGTTCTTCGGTGCTGCCTTGGGAGGTGTGCGAGCAAGCATATTCGTTGTGGTAGAGAAAAGACGGGTCGTTTGCGACGTAGAAGCAGGCTGGCGGGCAAAAAGCCCGCGGAGAGAGATTATTGAAGACATCGTGAGGTTTAGTGGTGCGAAGTGGGCGGGGGAAGTCTCAAGTTGTTGGCCAAGACATAAATATTCAGGACAATTGTATTGTAACAATGGTACAATCAATTAAAATTCCAAAGGAATTCGCGGTAATGATCGTTCGGTGGTTCGATTCGTCTTAATTCTGTGtagagaaagagaaaggctCAACGGACTGTTGTGCTCCGACTTGTGTGTATTGATTGGTTTGTTCTCGGGCCTGACGCAGTTTTTCCTGGATCAAATGATCGTATGGTTTGAGTGCGTCTCGGCAATCACGCAACACGGGCAATTTGTACTCAACACTTGGGTTGAGTGAGTCGTATTGGAAGGTTTGCTCATTGTAGAGTCTCTAGATGTCCTGCACGAGGAAATTGTTAGCTTGATTCGGTTCGGGTAAATATTTGACCGCgtccaacttcaactcagACTTCAAAGGCATGTCATAAGACGTTGGTGCCTCGAGTCCTTGGAACCATTGCTTGAATTCAGGCTCAAATCGAATTTAAAACATGAGTAGTGCTGGAATGGGTAGAGCTGGAAGGTTGGAGACTTACCGATGACGGCCCCTGATTTTCGTAGATAAAGAGTTCTCGACGATTCCCGGTATGGAATTGCTCCCACGCCATTAATTGTAGCTGCTCGTTCCAAAGGCctgcaagatcttgcagtGACATACCGGTGGAAGTTGTGAGAAGATTCTCTAGATAAGGCGACTGAACACCTTCGTCGACTTCAGGCACATCTTTGAGTCGACGTATAAGCCACGCAAGCTCTTGGATCGTTGCACGTTTGCAAATCCAgtctttggtgttttggtaCGGAAACATACGCCTTTGGGAAAGCCATGTCCAATCTTCTAGGATGGCTTTGAAAGCATCGGAACATATCACCGCTCTCGAGCGTAGGGCTTCGTGTCTCGGGAGTTCGGCTTTGTGAGACCTTCCGAGATAGTGATGCATCAAGCCGATAAACAATTCCGAGGCTGGCTTCCAGAGGGCCGAGAGGCGTAGCTGATGCTCCCAGGAGCTTCGAGGTACTTGGCCTTCATATGAGAAGTTCATTACGCTCGGCATGATGTTCAGACCTTCAGTGAAGGGCAAAGAGTCCGAGTATCGGAAAATAAAGGTTCCTGGAGAGTATCCGAGAAACCACCTCCCACAGCGCATGAATGCATACTGAATGACTCGGAAGGTTTCAGAGCGATCtcccatcatgacttggaCCTGCCTCGCTAGCTGCCTCGGGTAATTGTAGGTGACCATGCTCAGAACGTCCCTCGGATCAAAATATCGGCAGGTCTGCTCGGTTTCCAGTATATACAAGAGCTTTGGCCAGGCTATATCATGGAGCTGCTTATGGTTTTCCATGAGAGTGTTGCGAACCTCTTCCGGCAAGCTGGCGGCTGGTATCTCAGCTGTCTTAAGCAGACCATAGCATGCCTGGTAAAACCCTTGGTCGTCCACACTCTTAGCCACCATTGCCTTGAGGTGATCCTCGATAAAACTGTATCGTTGCTCTTCGGACGGTGGTACATTCATGTGACAAATGAGGTAGCCGTGTGAGCGAAGAAACTCCCCAGGGTCAGAACGAGACTGGAGGCCCTGGCGGCAACTATCACAAGCCTCCCGACCCTGACCACATTGGGGACGACCACTTGCCGGGCGGCCACGGCCGGCCCTTCGAGTTCCTCGATGCACTGGCATTTCGAGAGAATAATACAAGTGTTGGTACAAATTTGGCCTGCAAGAATGTCTGGTTAGAATACCCAAAAAGATAGGACTGAAGGGGACGAGGATGGGAAGATACTGACGAGAGAGGAGAAGTGGAAAGCGAAAGGCGATGTAATAGGAAAATCAAAACAGTGacgaaagaaaagaaaagatgagCAGGGTGCTTTTCCCATGctttatatatactaaaGGTAGACTTGCCGTTTAATTTTATGCTCGCGAAGTAACCTATGAAACTTTATTAGGATGGTAAGTTTGAGTTACCACCTTCAGGGAAACAAGAATACTTCTGAGTCCAGACTTCCAGGCGAAGTGAGAAAGGCCTAAAAGCATTTAGCAGAAACATGTACAAGTCAGTGTCGGCTCGGTAGGCCTTAAGTCTGCTCATCTAATCCCTTTGGCACCTTTCTTCACTGTCAAAGgagaccaccaccattaCTAAACCAAATGGTGATAAAATCAAAAACAGTATGGATTGAATTTTCAACTTGATCATTAGAAGAAGTCACGTTATTAAGCATCGCTGAGACTGGAGCTTACTCGAGAAGCAGCAGTTGCTTAACAGAATATGGGCCGAAACCAAAGACGAAGGCATGAAAACCAAAAGAGTCCCTTTTGACGCTTTGGCAGTGGACTCCTACCCAATGAACTTGAAGCAATAGAAATCACTGCACATATGTGATAGGATCAAACGCAGAAAGGTTTGTGGCGGCGTAGATTAAGAAACGGAATTGGAAGTATACCGTTGACTAGAAGTTGAACCTTGACTTAAAGGGCACTATAGTATAGTAGTCGGTAGGTAGAGACTTGATTTTTGTGACACCTCACTACCCCTAAAGACGCCTGTCTGATAGAGAAATAGTTCGAGATAGGAATGAAATGAAATATCATGATAAATGTACATTTGTCTCTTTTGTGGTGGTAGTATTGATAGACGCTGCGAGAAAAGGGGCACCGATGACCTTCGACATCGTGAACCTGAAGCCTAAGTCACCCAAAAAGAAAGTGTAACGGATACAGTTTTTGCGCTAATTAACTAAGATATTGGAGAGACAAGTAGCTTTCGTTTTTGAAAGTAAATCCATGAGTGTCAAGTCATCTACTGGTCGGAAATCGATCAAGCTCTGATATCTTGCCACAGATTCACTGACACTGCCGCCCGTCTCACCTGACTTTCACACGGACTGACAGTTCCGACCTATTCACGTATTGAATTAGTGTAAATTTGATAGCTTTTCCACAAGCTTCTGTTGTTTCCCTTTCACCACGAACGAACTTTTCCTCACACaccaacaaactcatcacacACCtcccttcaccttcaccacAATCCTCTTCACACTTACAAAAGTGCCTTACAAGGTATTTGGCAAACATATTTCACGGATACAAGCAGTGAATTAACCCAAAGAAACAGATAAACAAAATGGACAGCCCTTACGCCTCCAGCACCGACCCGTCTTCGGACTCTGAGCCTGATAATGCACCTCAGGCTAATGATTATGGGATCCGATGCCGAGCCCAGGAACGTTTGAGGGTGCCTGGCGCTTCCGAAAATAGGTCCAGCCTAGCACCCGAGGACCTAGAGGATGTCCCGCTTGAGGATGACAACTCTGACCAGGGCGAGCTTGAGGAAGGGTACGAGATTCTCGACAGGGCGCTTGTTCGGGGGGCGATGCACCGGGATCGTTCCATGAACGAACTCGCCCCTGACGAGGActccgatgatgatgagccctCCTCTGAGGAGCTCCAGTTCGACGACGCTGGAGCGGTTGGGTACTTTAGCACGATGCTCagcgaggctgaagaggagcataGCCAGAGGTATGATTTGTGATTGCTCTTAGCTCTTATCTCTCGGAGCCATCTAAGTTTATGAACATACAAAGCTAACTCATGATAGCACCTCTCAGCTTATCCAGAACCCTTCTGGCACAGACGTCCCTCAGGGGGTTCTTGCTGCAACTGCACAGATTGCGCAGAACAACCTCGCTAGGTCATACGCGAACCTTACCGGCGGGCTTACTTACACTGCCCAGCGTGCTCAAGATGTTATGGTGACCACTGCCCAGGCAGGGAGCCATCTAGCTGAAGGGACCTGGCGTGCTGGCAATGGTGTCGCGATCTGGGCTCAAGAACGTTGGCCCAACATGCCTCGCTTCATCAACCGTCGGGTGTTGGGTTCTCTGGCTGAGATTGTGATGGAGGGTGTTCAAGCCTTGCCACCTTCGGACTCCATCGTCCGCCCACAAGGAAGGCGATGATTAGGGGACTAAGGTAGGCTATGGCTCTCTGCCGCTACAAGTGACGGATTGGGTGCAGCTATCTGGCTCCGGAAGCCAGTGGGCATGGGATTATAGGAGAAAAGTCTTGCTGTTTTTGTGTCTTTCTTTTGCGGATGATACCACTATATTAGGACGAACAGAGCAATCAGCATGGCGCCCGGAAAATGGAGCATGGAATTCGTAGGCGAAAAGTTAGTCAGGATCCTTTGTTAATGAAGGGACAGGAGGAAGCATTCGGGATCACGCATCAAGAGCCGGCGCATACAGAACAAAATTGCTTTACTATGCAAAATACCATTGTGTCATCAAAAAATTACATTAAACTCCAAGTTACATGCCCTAATCCTTTATCCATTTTGAACCAAATCATCATTAGTGCTCGTGTGCCACGTTGTTGAGATCCCTGAATTCGCCGCGTAGGCTCTCGATCCCTTCCGCCTTGACCTCGCGGACAAGCTTGGCCACCTCAGGGGCAATGACGTTCTCATCAAAGCCGAAGTATTTGTAGGCGTCCTTACCAGGCAGTGACTTGCCAAAGGTAGTCATTGAGTAGCCAGCATCGGCGTATCGCTCCCAGCCGTTGACGGCGTAGGCCTCAATCACAACTCGAGGGGCGTTGGAGCGGTATTGAAGGACTTGGCGTTTGTACTCGAGGGGttgggagttgaagagacgCTGGCAAGGGAACGAGACCACGCGGGCCTTGATGCCGAACTTCTCCTTGAGGACCTCACGGGTCTTGACGGCGAAGACCATTTCCGCACCGACGCCGATGAGTGTAACGTCggcatcctcctcctcgatgaagACATAAGCACCCTTCTGAACACCTTCGCGACTGGAGTGCTCAGGGTACTGCTCGAGGTTCTGACGGGAGAGCGAGATGATAGATGGGGtgtccttggcctcgaggGCGGTGATGAAGGCACCGGCCGTCTCTTCGGTATCGCAAGGTCGGATGTAAAGGAGGTTGGGCATGGAACGGTACAGAGCAGGGAGAGCAATCGGTTGGTGGGTTGGACCGTCTTCACCGGTACCGATCGAGTCGTGAGTGGCAATGTGGATGGCTTGGAGGTTCTGAAGAGCGCCCATGCGGACACCAGGGGCGGCGTAAATGTAGAACATGAAGAAACTTGAGGTGACAGGGAGAATCGTGCCCTTGCCGTAAGCAGCGAGACCGTTGGAGATTGAAGCCATCGCATGCTCACGAATGCCCCAATGGATGTAGCGGCCGGAGTAGTTGCCATTGATGCCGCAGGTGGTCTTGAGGTCGGGCTGTTGCTGTGTTAGTGACAGTCCACTGGCTGTGCCTGTGCCAGGGGGAAACTTACATGCTGGAAGTCAACCTTGTCCTTCCAGATCATGTTGACAGAGGGTGACAGGTCAGCTGTGCCGACCATGAAGTTCTTGAGTTTCGCAGCCAGGGGGTTGCAGATGATACCGGCAGACTTTCGGGAAGGTGTAGGAGCGGTAGGGAATGACTCCTTGGTAGGGATGATGCTCCGCCAGTCGTCAGTAAAGCGGCCCTCGACACGCTTCATGAACTCTTCATGAAGATCAGGGTACTCCTTGCTGTAGGCATCAACAAGACTCTTCCAATTCTCGACGAGGCGGTCACCACGAGTCTTGCGGTCGTGGAAGAAGTTGTAGACCTCATCAGAGACGACGTAGTGCTTCTCAGGGTCCATGCCGAAACGTTCCTTGACAGCCTTAACACCATCGGGGCTGAAAGCGGCACCGTGGGCTTTGGCATCGCCGGCAACCTTGCTACCAACTCCGATAACAGTGTGAATGTTGATGAAAGTGGGTTTGTCGGTactggccttggctttgaggagggCCTTGACAATACCCTCGACATCGAAACAGCCGTCTTGGACCTCGATCACGTCCCAACCACAGGCGCGcatcttggcgttgacgtcCTCGGTGTTGCAGAGGTCGACACTACCATCGCAAGTAATCTGGTTGTTGTCATACATCAcgacaaggttgttgagcttccaATGGCCAGCCAGCTGAATAGCCTCAAGGGCGACACCCTCCTGCAGACAAGCGTCACCGATCATGCAGTAAgtcatgttgttgatgagatcgtAGTTAGGCTTGTTGTAAGTTGCCGCAAGGTTCTTAGTCGCCATGGCGAGACCGACAGCGTTGGCGATGCCTTGTCCGAGGGGACCGGTCGTTACTTCGATACCCTCATGCTCAATCTCAGGATGACCGGGCGCCAGTGAGTCGTAGTTGGATGAGTGGTAGGACTTGAGATGCTCGAAGGTCATGGCCTTGTAGCCTGTAAGATGAAGGAATGTGTACTGGAAGAGACATGTGTGGCCGTTGGAGAGGACGAAGCGATCGCGGTTGAAGTAGTTAGGTTCGTTAGGAGAGTACTGCATCACGTACTTCCAGAGGGCGAGGCCAATGGCCGCCATACCCATAGCACCTCTGTAAGTTGATCAGTAAGTGCCATTTTTTGTCTTTCAATACTTGTAAGTCTTACCCAGGATGGCCGCCTTTGAACTGCTCGCAAAGATCAGCGATCAAGCAGCGAAACTGTCGCAAGGCAAGATCAATTGTCTCTGCGTCATcgttcttgatcaacttgatAACGTTGGAAAGAGCTACAGGCTCTTCCTGCGTCTCTGGGATGATTGCGCTTGGTGCCATCTCGGACGGGATCTGGGACTCTGTGATGCTCTTACAAGACGAGTGGATGATGAGTGCAGTTGAGAAACATCGACAGTGCCTCTTGAGTTATAGAGATTTCAAAAAGACATCTTTTGCGCGTGATCTTTCTCACAACAACGGTGATGTTCGTTGTGGCCATGGCACACAGGGTTACCCCAACAGGGCAGGGGAAAGCGCCGTGGGGAAATGTGCATTTGCTATTTGACGTGgggatcttgatgagtttgacaCTATTGGATTGAGAGAGGATCGGGTTCTGGATCAGGAAGTTGGAGGCACCAGATCACGGCTTTGCCTGTTGAGGTTAGAGAAGAGATTGCGCTTAGAACTGCCatggtcttgatgcttggGGGGTATCGAGACACTATGACCATGTGGAGAAAGGTTGCAATTATTTGGGAGACGGACATAATGATGAGGCTAGTGTGCCGTCTCTAATCTGTGTTGTACAATTCTGGGAACCTGCATTTGCGACAGAGTTTGCTAGGTGAAAGAAACAACCGGACTTGTTTGTAGAACCGAAGGCtggcaaaaaaaaaaaaaaaaaaaaaaaaagggcAGTTCAGGGGCCAAGATACGGTGGAGACACCCCTGTATTTGTGTCTTGCCCAACACACGACCATATCTTTTTGTCACCTCTTTCAGTCCTGGAAATATGTACTGGATCTTAGCGAAGACCACGACTGTTGTAGTGAGACGTGACAACCCCCGGCTACAGTTACCTCGTCACATCAACCAAGAATCActcttcaaactcaatttGAGACACATCATTCTTCGCATCGACCTTCCAAATGGACCCCATGGCGGTAATGCTTGGCTCAACACATCTTCGGCGCTTCCAGAAATGGATATCCGTAGATGGTATATCCTGACGAGCGCGCGTCTCCAAAACTCTGTCTCCCGGCAGCTTcaattcttttcttcactTGCCATTTCTTTacgatcttgttgatacCCATACAACTTCACCGTGACAATGGCTCCCGCTATCGTATCCGACATTGAGCTCCCGGCCCATGTGCCCGAGACCAGAGAAACACCCGCCTCAAAAGCATCAAcgttcaagctcttctccctcgagAACAAGACCGTCGCCATCACAGGCGGAGCTCGCGGTCTGGGTATTACACTCGCCATTGCCGTTGTCGAAGCCGGCGGTAGTGTAGCTTGcctcgacatccttgagGAGCCATCACCAGCTGAGTGGGCAcagctcaacaagattgCTACCGCCAATAAGGCTTCTGTCTCATACAGAAAATGCGACGTCACAGAAGAACAGTCCGTCGAGACAGCGATGAAGGAaattgctgctgaggctgacCAGTCTGGAGCGCCTTTCTGGGGCACAATTGCTTGTGCCGGCATTCAGCAACAAATTGCGGCACTAGACTACCCAGCTGCCGACTTTGACCGTATCCTACGAGTGAATGTCACTGGTGTCTTCAATACTTGCAAGTATGCAGCTCGCGTTCTGCGAGAGAAGAACAGCCCTGgaagcatcgtcatcattggaAGCATGTCAGGCAACATTGCAAACCGAGTAAGTCCtcaaagcatcatcaagcataCCCACAGACTAACAGCGGACAGGGACTCTCTTGCACAGCTTACAACTCCAGCAAGGCTGCTGTTCAACAAATGTGCCGATCGGTCGCTCAAGAATGGGGTCAGTACGGTATTAGAGTCAACACGTTGTCTCCCGGATACATCAGAACTGCAATGACGGATCAATTGCTCCAAGAGAACCCCGAAGTGGAGAAGACATGGATGGCGGGTGCTTTGCTGGGCCGCCTGGGTGCTCCTGAAGACTTCAAGGCGCCCGCGGTATTCCTGCTGTCCGAGGGTGCTTCGTTCGTTCATGGAACAGATTTGAGGGTCGATGGAGGACATTGCGCATCTGCATGATTGATTAGAGCGTTTGTGAATACAAGAAACTTTACGATTTGATTGCGGGATGTCCTAGAAACGTGCAACGGTCGGGATCAACTGATTGACCGCCCGTTCCACGTTGCTGACGAGCGGCCGAATGTCATCTTGGAGCTCAATTAAGGCCGCATGAAAAAGAGACACAGTTATTTACCTCAGTGAGTTATTCAAACGCCAGGTGACCTTAGTCTATGGCGTTCACACTGCCACCACCAAAATCATGGCGCTAATTCAGCCTCTGGTGTTAGTCGCGGATGCCTTGCGAGGTTGTTTCAGTAATTTGGCTGCCTCAGCTGAACACATCCAATATAAAAGGTGACAACTACCCATATTTGGTCGTGCCTTTCAATCAAAAATATCACAATAAATCGCGATGGCCTCTATAATCCTCTCAGACAATGCACACAAGACGCTGGAGCCTTTACACCTCCAAGATCGTATCATCGGTACCATTTTCGGCTCAGCGCTTGGAGACGCAATTGGCTTATACACCGAATTTCTGTCCGCCGACATCTCAGCAAAAGCATATCCCGACCGCAAGTTTACGTTGCTCCCTGCTGAAAATGCAACGCCTTTTCGACGCGATCATCATAGAAACTTCCATCGTACTGGAGAATGGACTGACGATACCGACCATGCTGTTTTGATACTGCTCTCATTCCTTCATAGCGATGGCCAGAAGCTTGACCCGCAAGACTTTGCATCAAGGCTGTCAGTATGGGTGCGCATGGGGCTGAGAGCGCTGGACACCCTgcctcttggtcttggacgtACCGTCGGTGGGATCGTGCGCAGCAAATCTTACTTGGACGATCCTGAGGGCACAGCGCGCAAGTTCTGGGTGACGGGGAAGTACAATGCTGCACCCAATGGAAGTCTGATGAGAACACACCCCCTGGGCCTCATGTGTCTTACCAAGTCCGTTGAGGAGACCTTTCAGATCGCAGCAGACTTCTCTGTCGTCACACACGTTGATCCCAGATGTGTAGTCTCTTGCGCCATTGGCACGGCTCTTGTTCGTGGCCTTATCCTCGGCGAGATCT
Coding sequences within:
- a CDS encoding transketolase — protein: MAPSAIIPETQEEPVALSNVIKLIKNDDAETIDLALRQFRCLIADLCEQFKGGHPGGAMGMAAIGLALWKYVMQYSPNEPNYFNRDRFVLSNGHTCLFQYTFLHLTGYKAMTFEHLKSYHSSNYDSLAPGHPEIEHEGIEVTTGPLGQGIANAVGLAMATKNLAATYNKPNYDLINNMTYCMIGDACLQEGVALEAIQLAGHWKLNNLVVMYDNNQITCDGSVDLCNTEDVNAKMRACGWDVIEVQDGCFDVEGIVKALLKAKASTDKPTFINIHTVIGVGSKVAGDAKAHGAAFSPDGVKAVKERFGMDPEKHYVVSDEVYNFFHDRKTRGDRLVENWKSLVDAYSKEYPDLHEEFMKRVEGRFTDDWRSIIPTKESFPTAPTPSRKSAGIICNPLAAKLKNFMVGTADLSPSVNMIWKDKVDFQHPDLKTTCGINGNYSGRYIHWGIREHAMASISNGLAAYGKGTILPVTSSFFMFYIYAAPGVRMGALQNLQAIHIATHDSIGTGEDGPTHQPIALPALYRSMPNLLYIRPCDTEETAGAFITALEAKDTPSIISLSRQNLEQYPEHSSREGVQKGAYVFIEEEDADVTLIGVGAEMVFAVKTREVLKEKFGIKARVVSFPCQRLFNSQPLEYKRQVLQYRSNAPRVVIEAYAVNGWERYADAGYSMTTFGKSLPGKDAYKYFGFDENVIAPEVAKLVREVKAEGIESLRGEFRDLNNVAHEH